The Chryseobacterium aureum genome contains a region encoding:
- a CDS encoding PepSY-like domain-containing protein, with translation MVNWNVINSSGRKISSAQIRKNIVSFMTRNHPCSVIDSIERKYNAYKISLINGLCLVFDADGRIVK, from the coding sequence ATGGTCAACTGGAATGTAATAAACAGCAGCGGAAGAAAGATTTCTTCTGCACAGATTAGAAAGAATATCGTTTCATTTATGACAAGAAATCATCCTTGCAGTGTGATAGATTCTATTGAAAGAAAATATAATGCCTATAAAATCAGTCTGATAAACGGATTATGTCTTGTTTTTGATGCAGACGGACGCATTGTTAAGTGA
- a CDS encoding response regulator transcription factor has protein sequence MKILIIEDEPELKETVQKFLEAEHFIVEYAENYRSGLDKIISYEYDCILLDIMLPDGNGIDLLKEIKKMHKKDPVIILSAKDSVDDKVTGLEIGADDYLAKPFHLAELMARIKSVIRRKNQDGENIIRYKNISIDPENRMVKVGEEELLLNRKEYDLLYYFVIHPEKTLQKTTLAEAIWGDYIDQADSLDFIYSQIKNLRKKLKNLNAEADFQAVYGIGYKFI, from the coding sequence ATGAAGATATTAATAATAGAAGATGAACCTGAACTGAAAGAGACCGTACAGAAATTCCTGGAAGCAGAACATTTCATTGTAGAGTATGCAGAAAACTACAGGAGCGGACTTGATAAAATTATATCCTACGAATATGATTGTATTTTACTGGATATTATGCTGCCGGACGGCAACGGAATTGATCTTCTGAAAGAAATAAAAAAAATGCATAAGAAGGATCCGGTGATCATTCTTTCTGCCAAAGATTCTGTAGATGATAAGGTAACCGGATTGGAAATAGGAGCTGATGATTATCTTGCAAAACCTTTTCACCTTGCTGAGCTTATGGCGAGGATTAAGTCTGTGATCAGAAGAAAAAATCAGGATGGCGAAAATATCATCCGCTACAAAAATATAAGTATTGATCCTGAAAACAGAATGGTAAAAGTAGGAGAGGAAGAGCTTTTGCTTAACCGTAAAGAGTATGATCTTTTGTATTATTTTGTGATCCATCCGGAAAAAACCTTGCAGAAAACAACATTGGCGGAAGCCATCTGGGGAGACTATATAGATCAGGCAGACAGCCTGGATTTTATTTATTCTCAGATTAAGAACCTTCGTAAGAAATTAAAAAACCTTAATGCAGAAGCTGATTTTCAGGCAGTGTACGGAATAGGCTATAAATTTATCTGA